The uncultured Flavobacterium sp. genome contains a region encoding:
- a CDS encoding RagB/SusD family nutrient uptake outer membrane protein — protein MKNLSLLLLSFVLLLSTSACESELDVIPQGAPSTGNFWKTPADAKAGVNAIYGLYSDDNMYGRGFFWLNNASDDIGTKPRQNAERIKNFIVDGSESDTKDIWRLHYEVMKRCNDVIRNIPKITLDDKTKNMMLGEAYFNHAVMHLELAYRYGDDRAGIPIQDRNDPTNVYVPRAKNVAENYAYIAADLAKAADLLPYFNELTPDNYGRAHKTAAWGYLVRTYLYAKDWDNAIKYANMIVNSGKHKLLDNFEDVFKIKNNWSSEYIWSVTSSADNTGLGSIFPGVCLEDKGWGVYNGWGNFYPTKELFDAYDPADKRRSATILQKGDQFMYFGELATFNVGKYTVSSSNRTGYQFKKYMEPFGYPKTNSGGIDIRYVNANGDKPSTALNLPLLRYADVILMLAEAKLMKGLSADTEINMIRNRAGLPSISGATFADLKRERRCELAGEWTDRHFDLVRWGDAQATYAQPLHHYNGSVIYPARNFNPAVHHVWPIPPDEIAVSKGALTQNKGW, from the coding sequence AATGCAATTTATGGTTTGTATTCTGATGATAATATGTATGGTCGTGGTTTTTTCTGGCTGAATAATGCCAGTGACGATATTGGAACAAAACCAAGACAAAATGCAGAACGTATCAAGAATTTTATTGTTGACGGATCAGAATCTGATACTAAAGATATCTGGAGATTGCACTACGAAGTGATGAAACGTTGTAATGATGTAATTCGTAATATTCCGAAGATTACTTTAGACGATAAAACAAAAAATATGATGCTTGGTGAAGCTTATTTTAATCATGCTGTAATGCATTTAGAGTTGGCTTACCGTTATGGAGATGATCGTGCCGGAATCCCGATTCAGGATCGTAATGACCCAACGAATGTTTATGTACCACGCGCTAAAAATGTAGCTGAAAATTACGCATATATCGCAGCAGATTTAGCAAAAGCAGCAGATTTATTGCCTTATTTTAATGAGCTTACGCCAGACAATTACGGACGTGCTCATAAAACTGCAGCCTGGGGATATTTAGTTCGTACCTATTTGTATGCAAAAGATTGGGACAATGCGATTAAATATGCCAATATGATCGTAAACAGCGGAAAACACAAGTTGTTGGATAATTTTGAAGATGTGTTTAAAATTAAAAACAACTGGTCTTCAGAATATATCTGGTCTGTAACTTCAAGTGCAGATAACACAGGATTGGGTTCTATTTTTCCTGGAGTATGTTTAGAAGATAAAGGTTGGGGAGTTTACAACGGTTGGGGAAATTTTTATCCTACTAAAGAGTTGTTTGATGCTTATGATCCTGCTGATAAAAGACGCAGTGCTACTATTTTGCAAAAAGGAGATCAGTTTATGTATTTTGGTGAATTAGCAACTTTTAATGTAGGTAAATATACCGTAAGTTCTAGTAACAGAACAGGATATCAGTTCAAAAAATACATGGAGCCATTCGGTTACCCAAAAACAAATTCTGGAGGAATTGATATTCGTTATGTAAATGCAAACGGAGACAAACCGTCGACAGCTTTGAATTTACCTCTTTTGCGTTATGCTGATGTGATTTTGATGTTGGCAGAAGCTAAATTAATGAAAGGTTTAAGTGCCGATACCGAAATAAATATGATTCGTAATCGTGCAGGTTTACCAAGTATTTCCGGAGCAACATTTGCAGATTTAAAAAGAGAAAGACGTTGCGAATTAGCAGGTGAATGGACAGATCGTCATTTTGATTTAGTTCGTTGGGGAGATGCTCAGGCAACTTATGCACAACCTTTGCACCACTATAACGGAAGCGTGATTTATCCTGCTCGTAATTTTAACCCTGCAGTTCACCATGTTTGGCCAATACCACCAGACGAAATTGCAGTAAGTAAAGGAGCGCTTACGCAAAATAAAGGTTGGTAG